A genomic window from Micromonospora sp. WMMA1947 includes:
- a CDS encoding ROK family transcriptional regulator: MSDKAPTSPVSRERSREIKRLSVILAARQARRLSRVDLAEMTGLSAATVTALVRELVAEGYLIERGPGAPTTGRPREMLEFNPRAELVAAVSLEPPRISCEIADSEGAVIAHRVARLGANVVDTVCEFVLDLVGDNLPSLRGVAIAVPGVSSNGAVRLAPSVGLVEAWPIGESVQRRLGVPVVVDNDVNLMAAGECVAGAGADVANLLLIHVADGIGAGLVLDGKVRRGASGAAGEVGFLPLGGTAERRYSGVGEFEARWSVNAVAERVVALNPGRRPESPVRELSRLAATSEPARAYLDEVLGAWAGLILSCACVVDPGLVLLSGAAAELDDAALDQLQNLVSARTPAPTEVRRATLGDQAVLHGAISYALSAAVPRPSLP, encoded by the coding sequence GTGTCTGACAAAGCCCCGACCAGCCCGGTCAGCCGTGAGCGGTCCCGTGAGATCAAGCGTCTCTCGGTGATCTTGGCCGCCCGGCAGGCCCGGCGGCTGTCCCGCGTGGACCTGGCCGAGATGACCGGCCTCTCGGCGGCCACGGTGACCGCGCTCGTGCGGGAACTCGTCGCCGAGGGCTACCTCATCGAACGTGGCCCCGGTGCGCCCACCACCGGCCGGCCCCGGGAGATGCTCGAGTTCAACCCCCGCGCCGAGCTCGTCGCGGCGGTGTCGCTGGAGCCGCCCCGGATCAGCTGCGAGATCGCCGACAGCGAGGGCGCGGTCATCGCGCACCGCGTCGCGCGGCTCGGCGCGAACGTGGTGGACACCGTCTGCGAGTTCGTCCTCGACCTGGTCGGCGACAACCTGCCCTCGCTGCGCGGCGTCGCGATCGCGGTGCCCGGCGTGTCCAGCAACGGCGCGGTACGCCTCGCGCCGTCGGTCGGACTGGTCGAGGCGTGGCCGATCGGCGAATCCGTGCAGCGGCGGCTCGGCGTACCGGTGGTCGTCGACAACGACGTCAACCTCATGGCTGCCGGCGAGTGCGTCGCCGGCGCCGGCGCGGACGTGGCGAACCTGCTGCTCATCCACGTGGCCGACGGCATCGGCGCGGGTCTCGTGCTCGACGGCAAGGTCCGCCGCGGTGCCAGCGGCGCCGCGGGCGAGGTCGGCTTCCTGCCGCTGGGCGGCACCGCCGAGCGCCGCTACAGCGGCGTCGGCGAGTTCGAGGCCCGGTGGTCGGTCAACGCCGTCGCGGAGCGGGTCGTCGCGCTCAACCCGGGCCGCCGGCCCGAGTCGCCGGTACGGGAGCTGAGCCGGCTCGCCGCGACGTCGGAGCCCGCCCGCGCCTACCTCGACGAGGTCCTCGGCGCCTGGGCCGGGCTCATCCTCTCCTGCGCCTGCGTGGTCGACCCGGGGCTGGTGCTGCTCAGCGGCGCCGCCGCGGAACTCGACGACGCGGCCCTCGACCAGCTCCAGAATCTCGTCTCCGCGCGGACCCCGGCACCCACCGAGGTGCGCCGGGCCACCCTTGGCGACCAGGCCGTGCTGCACGGAGCGATCAGCTACGCGCTCTCGGCCGCGGTGCCCCGACCCTCGCTTCCCTGA
- a CDS encoding VanZ family protein, with amino-acid sequence MIEGWHGWFGTINGVVLLTVAALPAAALVVWVLARRRGGTRPAWRRSLAEVGIVYGTVPWVWMIMLPGDGAGVVPGRVSLVPLRDLLTVLASGPLTVTVQIVGNLLVFAALGFLGPTRFAALASIPRILALAAGCSVLVEVAQYVLRLDRVSSVDDVLLNTAGAGLAALASRRWWREPAGVQPAATGPGAGPLSGARSG; translated from the coding sequence GTGATCGAGGGGTGGCACGGCTGGTTCGGCACGATCAACGGGGTCGTGCTGCTCACGGTGGCCGCGTTGCCGGCGGCCGCGCTCGTGGTGTGGGTCCTGGCCCGGCGGCGCGGCGGCACGCGGCCGGCGTGGCGGCGGTCGCTGGCCGAGGTGGGCATCGTCTACGGGACCGTGCCGTGGGTCTGGATGATCATGTTGCCGGGGGACGGCGCCGGTGTGGTTCCCGGCCGGGTGAGCCTGGTGCCGCTGCGGGACCTGCTGACCGTCCTCGCGAGCGGGCCGCTGACGGTGACCGTCCAGATCGTCGGCAACCTGCTGGTGTTCGCGGCGCTCGGGTTCCTCGGCCCGACGCGGTTCGCGGCGCTGGCGTCGATACCGCGGATCCTGGCGCTCGCGGCCGGCTGCTCGGTCCTGGTCGAGGTGGCGCAGTACGTCCTGCGGCTGGACCGGGTGTCCTCGGTGGACGACGTCCTGCTCAACACCGCCGGCGCCGGACTGGCCGCGCTTGCGTCGCGCCGCTGGTGGCGCGAGCCTGCCGGGGTGCAACCGGCCGCGACCGGTCCCGGGGCCGGCCCGCTGAGCGGGGCGCGGTCCGGGTAG
- a CDS encoding extracellular solute-binding protein, which produces MKRRLALAVAFSALLAVSACGSSDDDKDAGSSGSASAEKVVIYSARDKSVTDYVVEQFTTKNPEYKGKVEVLNMGAQEVLERVRAEKANPQASVWWGGTQQGLAAGASEGLLESWQPSFASKIDARYKDAEGRWFGEILLPEVIMYNNKALTPETAPKDWDDLVDPKWKDKIIIRDVAASGTMRSIYASMIQRYTPDGSNPQPGYDWLRKLDANTVEYAANPSDLYLKMSREQGVVSAWNLQDILLQANEKMPFGYVMPASGAPVLVDGVAAVKGGNSEGAKKFLEFLFDDSLRASLAKDYFQIPAVDIAEKPEWLTKLDLKPMNVDWDVIGKNETAWITHWNAQIKGKG; this is translated from the coding sequence ATGAAACGTCGTTTGGCCCTGGCCGTCGCGTTCAGCGCGCTGCTGGCCGTCAGCGCATGCGGCAGCAGCGACGACGACAAGGACGCCGGCTCCTCCGGCTCCGCGTCGGCCGAGAAGGTCGTCATCTACAGCGCCCGTGACAAGTCGGTCACCGACTACGTCGTCGAGCAGTTCACAACCAAGAACCCCGAGTACAAGGGCAAGGTCGAGGTGCTCAACATGGGCGCCCAGGAGGTGCTCGAGCGGGTCCGCGCCGAGAAGGCCAACCCGCAGGCGTCGGTCTGGTGGGGCGGCACCCAGCAGGGCCTCGCGGCCGGCGCGTCCGAGGGCCTGCTGGAGTCCTGGCAGCCGTCGTTCGCCTCGAAGATCGACGCGCGGTACAAGGACGCCGAGGGCCGCTGGTTCGGCGAGATCCTGCTGCCCGAGGTCATCATGTACAACAACAAGGCGCTGACCCCGGAGACCGCGCCGAAGGACTGGGACGACCTGGTCGACCCGAAGTGGAAAGACAAGATCATCATCCGGGACGTGGCCGCCTCCGGCACCATGCGCTCGATCTACGCCTCGATGATCCAGCGCTACACCCCGGACGGGTCGAACCCGCAGCCCGGCTACGACTGGCTGCGCAAGCTCGACGCCAACACCGTCGAGTACGCCGCCAACCCCAGCGACCTGTACCTGAAGATGTCGCGTGAGCAGGGCGTGGTCAGCGCCTGGAACCTCCAGGACATCCTGCTGCAGGCCAACGAGAAGATGCCGTTCGGCTACGTGATGCCGGCCTCGGGCGCCCCGGTGCTCGTCGACGGCGTGGCCGCGGTCAAGGGCGGCAACAGCGAGGGCGCGAAGAAGTTCCTCGAGTTCCTGTTCGACGACTCGCTGCGGGCCAGCCTCGCAAAGGACTACTTCCAGATCCCCGCTGTCGACATCGCCGAGAAGCCCGAGTGGCTGACCAAGCTCGACCTCAAGCCGATGAACGTCGACTGGGACGTGATCGGCAAGAACGAGACCGCCTGGATCACCCACTGGAACGCCCAGATCAAGGGCAAGGGCTAA
- a CDS encoding DUF2470 domain-containing protein, whose amino-acid sequence MALHPAGRPAPAAGLVPVAAGPSAGSTATSTPRDAVTARCVLTAASSLRLTIGDTTADLLSAHAVLPDGTVVLAVDAMSRTGGLLVAARGHTGAVRLDVTHLAPVAVRSRVRARLRILGTARRFDPAALDSCDPTTVMSLLDLPPVALWAIAPDEVVLDRAADPVAVDLGAYRAARPDPIAVDEAAHLAHLTRCHRDVLDRLGALVDAAGATRIVPVALDAEGIVLRTERPDGHADTRLSFARPVTAGSGLAEALRTLLG is encoded by the coding sequence ATGGCGTTGCACCCCGCGGGGCGCCCGGCCCCGGCGGCCGGTCTCGTCCCGGTCGCCGCAGGGCCGTCGGCGGGCAGTACGGCCACCTCCACGCCCCGCGACGCCGTCACCGCCCGGTGCGTGCTGACCGCCGCCTCCTCGCTGCGGCTCACGATCGGCGACACCACCGCCGACCTCCTCTCCGCCCACGCCGTCCTCCCCGACGGCACGGTCGTCCTCGCTGTCGACGCGATGAGCCGCACCGGCGGCCTGCTCGTCGCCGCGCGCGGCCACACCGGCGCGGTACGCCTCGACGTGACCCACCTCGCCCCGGTCGCCGTGCGCTCCCGGGTGCGCGCCCGGCTGCGGATCCTCGGCACCGCCCGCCGGTTCGACCCGGCCGCCCTCGACTCCTGCGATCCGACCACCGTGATGTCGCTGCTCGACCTGCCCCCGGTGGCGCTGTGGGCGATCGCGCCGGACGAGGTCGTCCTCGACCGGGCCGCCGATCCCGTCGCGGTGGACCTCGGCGCGTACCGTGCCGCCCGCCCGGATCCGATCGCCGTCGACGAGGCGGCCCACCTCGCGCACCTGACGCGGTGCCACCGCGACGTCCTCGACCGGCTCGGCGCGCTCGTCGACGCCGCCGGTGCGACGCGGATCGTCCCGGTCGCGCTCGACGCCGAGGGCATCGTGCTGCGCACGGAGCGGCCGGACGGTCACGCCGACACCCGGTTGTCCTTCGCCCGCCCGGTCACCGCCGGTTCCGGCCTGGCCGAGGCGCTGCGGACGCTGCTCGGCTGA
- a CDS encoding pyridoxamine 5'-phosphate oxidase family protein, whose translation MTDADERLSATPRTTLRRMKEKGRRDRAALFDVLRAAFVCHLGVLVDDAPMVVPTVYGFDDRHLYLHGSVASRSLTTDTEVCVTVTVVDGLVLARSVFEHGINYRSAMIYGRPRWVTDADEKLHGLRLLTEHVAPGQWDHARRPNRRELAATALLALPLAEASVKTRSGPPDDGDSPDAALGLWAGELPLVARWEQPLTDPALPPEATAPAHVAARAGTRADRA comes from the coding sequence ATGACCGATGCCGACGAGCGGTTGTCCGCGACACCGCGCACCACCCTGCGCCGGATGAAGGAGAAGGGGCGCCGCGACCGCGCCGCCCTGTTCGACGTGCTCCGGGCCGCCTTCGTCTGCCACCTCGGCGTGCTCGTCGACGACGCTCCGATGGTGGTGCCGACCGTCTACGGCTTCGACGACCGGCACCTCTACCTGCACGGCTCGGTGGCCAGCCGGAGCCTCACCACCGACACCGAGGTCTGCGTGACAGTCACAGTGGTGGACGGCCTGGTCCTGGCGCGCTCGGTGTTCGAGCACGGGATCAACTACCGCAGCGCGATGATCTACGGCCGGCCCCGGTGGGTGACCGACGCCGACGAGAAGCTGCACGGCCTGCGGCTGCTCACCGAGCACGTCGCCCCCGGCCAGTGGGACCACGCCCGCCGGCCGAACCGGCGGGAACTGGCGGCCACCGCGCTGCTGGCGCTGCCGCTGGCCGAGGCGTCGGTGAAGACGCGCAGCGGCCCGCCGGACGACGGCGACAGCCCGGACGCCGCCCTCGGGCTCTGGGCCGGCGAGCTTCCGCTGGTCGCGCGCTGGGAACAGCCGCTCACCGACCCGGCGCTGCCGCCGGAGGCGACGGCGCCGGCACACGTCGCCGCGCGCGCCGGCACCCGCGCCGACCGCGCCTGA
- a CDS encoding sugar-binding protein, which produces MRWRTSAAIAMCGLLSLGLATPAQANPQQAAPKPQAKKSDKPVDLDIMFIGAHPDDEAGQLGMLGYWNEYHGMKAGVITTTRGEGGGNATGLEEGPELGILREAEERKAVGWAGIEHIYNLDALDFWYTASAPLTEEVWGHQETLSRIVRVLRTTKPEVILTMNPSATQGNHGNHQKAAMLAVEAFYAAADPKAFPEQIKKEGLEPWRVSRIFQTGGSGTTGTNGPACETTFTPAEASNVIFGTWQGYESARHDGNRWNTVQTWARREYVSQGWGNSSFPTTNPDAIGCNRLTLIDTRTPYPDPNVGAGTGALQGATLRAPGGLPLGTEVHVRPRTWEAVGGQPIKVDTVLYAEKAIPGAKVTLDVPAGWTVTGNGNVGTLTPGKEVVKTFTVTPPAQVEVGTRFKLDATLTSKKDGSGTSSARVQGTAPVRGTLEPLEEIADFRAWTVRNKTQQLDALIESLLNISSGGTRSVKVNLTNHGTRVESGAVKLNVPAGFSVAEQQVPYSGLQPGATTSVTFTVTNTDTSLPTANRAPDNGAYRVQIETSYTGGSANEPGAFNLVPTTTIPKAATAPTVDGHGHDHEYTGEVIDISTRWEGTAAPASDISGTAQLTHTDDALYAIFNITDDVLGTVLPPEDCKRPRRNDNIEFGIDPRGNSANTSTVFNMALFPATNDPANGNPPCFARERDNHQGGPETAPGVEIASVVTSNPYTGYRIEVKIPFSVLPDTIDPSRMGLNILVNDSDTQDLSSQTRVGWSTWSGVRADPWRWGNALLPDLPAKPSAPKAPIMPDTAALSVDSPQTLLQSVSDGVAPGGYAKLADNTVKIKKVTRNASKVSVQLQVKKAGTARAFLWDGNQVVAQTQAGLRKDGTLVLPLSGSLPAGTSLLVSYEHGGATTALAKKIS; this is translated from the coding sequence ATGAGATGGCGCACCAGCGCAGCGATCGCCATGTGCGGTCTGCTGTCGTTGGGCCTGGCCACTCCGGCCCAGGCCAACCCCCAGCAAGCAGCACCGAAGCCCCAGGCCAAGAAGTCCGACAAGCCGGTCGACCTGGACATCATGTTCATCGGCGCCCACCCGGACGACGAGGCCGGCCAGCTCGGCATGCTCGGATACTGGAACGAGTATCACGGCATGAAGGCCGGCGTCATCACCACCACCCGCGGCGAGGGCGGTGGCAACGCCACCGGTCTCGAGGAGGGCCCGGAACTCGGCATCCTGCGGGAGGCCGAGGAGCGCAAGGCCGTCGGCTGGGCCGGCATCGAGCACATCTACAACCTGGACGCGCTGGACTTCTGGTACACCGCCAGCGCTCCCCTGACCGAGGAGGTCTGGGGCCACCAGGAGACGCTGTCCCGGATCGTGCGGGTCCTGCGGACCACCAAGCCCGAGGTCATCCTCACGATGAACCCCTCGGCAACCCAGGGCAACCACGGCAACCACCAGAAGGCGGCCATGCTGGCCGTGGAGGCCTTCTACGCGGCGGCCGACCCGAAGGCGTTCCCGGAGCAGATCAAGAAGGAAGGGCTCGAGCCCTGGCGGGTCTCCCGCATCTTCCAGACCGGTGGCAGCGGCACCACCGGCACCAACGGCCCCGCCTGCGAGACCACGTTCACGCCGGCCGAGGCCAGCAACGTCATCTTCGGCACCTGGCAGGGCTACGAGTCGGCGCGCCACGACGGCAACCGGTGGAACACGGTCCAGACCTGGGCCCGCCGGGAGTACGTGTCGCAGGGCTGGGGCAACAGCTCCTTCCCGACGACCAACCCGGACGCCATCGGCTGCAACCGGCTGACGCTGATCGACACCCGCACCCCGTACCCGGACCCGAACGTGGGCGCCGGCACCGGCGCGCTGCAGGGCGCCACCCTGCGTGCCCCGGGCGGCCTGCCGCTGGGCACCGAGGTCCACGTGCGTCCGCGCACCTGGGAGGCCGTCGGCGGTCAGCCCATCAAGGTGGACACCGTCCTGTACGCCGAGAAGGCCATCCCGGGCGCCAAGGTCACCCTGGACGTCCCGGCCGGCTGGACGGTGACCGGTAACGGCAACGTCGGCACGCTCACGCCGGGCAAGGAGGTCGTGAAGACCTTCACGGTCACCCCGCCCGCGCAGGTCGAGGTGGGCACCCGCTTCAAGCTCGACGCCACGCTGACCAGCAAGAAGGACGGCAGCGGCACCAGCAGCGCCCGCGTGCAGGGCACCGCTCCGGTGCGCGGCACCCTGGAGCCGCTGGAGGAGATCGCCGACTTCCGCGCCTGGACCGTACGCAACAAGACCCAGCAGCTCGACGCCCTCATCGAGTCCCTGCTGAACATCTCCAGTGGCGGCACCCGCAGTGTCAAGGTCAACCTGACCAACCACGGCACCCGGGTCGAGTCCGGCGCGGTCAAGCTGAACGTCCCCGCCGGCTTCTCGGTGGCCGAGCAGCAGGTGCCGTACAGCGGGCTCCAGCCGGGCGCCACCACCTCGGTGACGTTCACCGTCACCAACACCGACACGTCGCTGCCGACGGCCAACCGGGCCCCGGACAACGGCGCCTACCGGGTGCAGATCGAGACCAGCTACACCGGTGGCAGCGCGAACGAGCCGGGCGCGTTCAACCTGGTGCCGACCACCACGATCCCGAAGGCCGCCACCGCGCCGACGGTGGACGGTCACGGTCACGACCACGAGTACACCGGCGAGGTCATCGACATCTCCACCCGCTGGGAGGGCACCGCCGCCCCGGCGTCGGACATCTCCGGCACCGCCCAGCTCACCCACACCGACGACGCCCTGTACGCCATCTTCAACATCACCGATGACGTGCTCGGCACCGTCCTGCCGCCGGAGGACTGCAAGCGTCCGCGGCGTAACGACAACATCGAGTTCGGCATCGACCCGCGCGGCAACTCGGCGAACACGTCCACGGTGTTCAACATGGCGCTCTTCCCGGCCACGAACGACCCGGCCAACGGGAACCCGCCGTGCTTCGCCCGGGAGCGGGACAACCACCAGGGCGGCCCGGAGACCGCGCCGGGTGTGGAGATCGCCTCCGTGGTGACCAGCAACCCGTACACCGGGTACCGGATCGAGGTCAAGATTCCGTTCAGCGTGCTGCCGGACACCATCGACCCGAGCCGGATGGGCCTGAACATCCTGGTCAACGACTCGGACACGCAGGACCTCAGCTCGCAGACCCGGGTCGGCTGGTCGACCTGGAGCGGCGTACGGGCCGACCCGTGGCGCTGGGGCAACGCGCTGCTGCCGGACCTGCCGGCGAAGCCGTCGGCGCCGAAGGCTCCGATCATGCCCGACACCGCGGCGCTGAGCGTGGACTCGCCGCAGACCCTGCTGCAGTCCGTGTCGGACGGGGTCGCACCGGGTGGTTACGCCAAGCTGGCGGACAACACCGTGAAGATCAAGAAGGTCACCCGCAACGCGAGCAAGGTGTCCGTCCAGCTCCAGGTGAAGAAGGCCGGCACCGCCCGGGCCTTCCTCTGGGACGGCAACCAGGTCGTGGCGCAGACCCAGGCCGGCCTGCGGAAGGACGGCACGCTCGTCCTGCCGCTGAGCGGGTCGCTCCCGGCCGGCACCTCGCTGCTCGTCTCGTACGAGCACGGCGGCGCCACCACCGCTCTGGCGAAGAAGATCTCCTGA
- a CDS encoding DUF1540 domain-containing protein, translated as MKTLLQSPPVRECAATACSFNDSGCHAPAITVAATADAASCATFVESSLSGGMKEVTGAVGACARAECVYNTNLACTAESITVGPGATVSDCLTYQPA; from the coding sequence ATGAAGACCCTGTTGCAGTCTCCGCCGGTCCGTGAATGCGCCGCCACCGCGTGCAGCTTCAACGACAGCGGCTGTCACGCTCCCGCGATCACCGTGGCGGCGACCGCCGACGCGGCCTCCTGCGCGACGTTCGTCGAGTCGTCGCTCAGCGGCGGGATGAAGGAGGTCACCGGCGCGGTTGGCGCGTGCGCGCGGGCCGAGTGCGTCTACAACACCAACCTCGCCTGCACCGCCGAGTCGATCACGGTCGGTCCGGGCGCCACGGTCAGCGACTGCCTCACCTACCAGCCCGCCTGA
- a CDS encoding ABC transporter ATP-binding protein codes for MIDVRLTAVSKRFAKSSDSAAVDDVTVTIGAGEFFTLLGPSGCGKTTTLRMVAGFYFPTSGHIHFGDDDVTHWTPNKRDTGMVFQNYALFPHMTVAQNVAYGLKVRRVSRADQARRVEEALAQVHLAGYGDRRIDALSGGQQQRVALARALVIRPRTMLLDEPLSNLDAKLREETRAEIRRIQRESGTTSIYVTHDQAEAMAMSDRIAVMESGRVQQVGTPHEVYYQPANAFVARFIGRSNVLSLPVTGATEQRVQVRLPGGATIEVGAPTGHGLTEGDTALVSARPEHIALGGDDDTAAMRGRVSHVEFTGMATHVTVDVDGDEVMAALVDAPAGMALGDVVGLRLVPERLWVVKP; via the coding sequence ATGATCGATGTCCGACTGACGGCGGTCAGTAAGCGCTTCGCCAAGTCGAGCGACTCCGCGGCGGTCGATGACGTCACCGTCACCATCGGCGCCGGCGAGTTCTTCACGCTGCTCGGACCGAGCGGTTGTGGCAAGACGACGACGCTGCGCATGGTGGCCGGCTTCTACTTCCCGACCTCCGGTCACATCCACTTCGGCGACGACGACGTCACGCACTGGACGCCCAACAAGCGGGACACCGGCATGGTGTTCCAGAACTACGCGCTGTTCCCGCACATGACAGTGGCGCAGAACGTCGCGTACGGGCTCAAGGTCCGCCGGGTCTCCCGCGCCGACCAGGCCCGCCGGGTGGAGGAGGCGCTCGCCCAGGTGCACCTCGCCGGGTACGGCGACCGGCGCATCGACGCGCTCTCCGGCGGCCAGCAGCAGCGCGTCGCGCTGGCGCGGGCCCTGGTGATCCGTCCCCGCACCATGCTGCTCGACGAGCCGCTGTCCAACCTCGACGCGAAGCTGCGCGAGGAGACCCGCGCCGAGATCCGGCGCATCCAGCGGGAGAGCGGCACCACCTCGATCTACGTCACGCACGACCAGGCCGAGGCGATGGCGATGTCGGACCGGATCGCGGTCATGGAGTCCGGCCGGGTCCAGCAGGTCGGCACCCCGCACGAGGTCTACTACCAGCCCGCGAACGCGTTCGTGGCCCGGTTCATCGGACGCAGCAACGTGCTGAGCCTGCCGGTGACCGGCGCGACGGAGCAGCGCGTCCAGGTACGCCTGCCCGGCGGCGCCACGATCGAGGTGGGTGCCCCCACCGGACACGGCCTCACCGAGGGCGACACCGCACTGGTCTCGGCCCGCCCCGAGCACATCGCGCTCGGCGGCGACGACGACACGGCGGCCATGCGCGGCCGGGTCAGCCACGTCGAGTTCACCGGCATGGCCACCCACGTCACCGTCGACGTCGACGGCGACGAGGTGATGGCCGCCCTGGTCGACGCGCCCGCCGGGATGGCGCTCGGCGACGTCGTGGGCCTGCGGCTCGTACCGGAGCGGCTCTGGGTGGTCAAGCCGTGA
- a CDS encoding IS110 family transposase, with translation MSMLADLVEVVIGVDTHKDTHTAAVLDARTGAVLARVRVNTDPDGYAELVALADEQSGLRAWALEGTGGYGAGLHRYLADAGELVVELDRPKRPTRRAGAKSDPIDAERAARDALARTRLTQPKTGPQRAALQMRLTARRAAVEAATAAQRQLHAMVITAPEAVRTRFRGQRTRTMITTAGRLRPTTAGGDIEAATALAVLRDLARRIRTLETEAASHETAIRMIVRSWRPDLLDLTGVGPIVAATVLTAWSHPGRCRNDAAFAMLAGAAPIPASSGKTIRYRLNRSGDRQLNRALHTVALSRLRYDEPTRAYADRRRAQGKTDREIKRCLKRYIARDLYRRLESPPQPLDAP, from the coding sequence ATGTCCATGCTGGCAGATCTGGTCGAGGTCGTCATCGGCGTCGACACGCACAAAGACACCCACACCGCCGCGGTCCTCGATGCCCGCACCGGTGCCGTGCTGGCACGGGTCAGGGTGAACACCGACCCGGACGGCTACGCCGAGCTGGTAGCCCTGGCCGATGAGCAGTCAGGGTTGCGGGCCTGGGCGCTGGAGGGCACCGGCGGCTACGGCGCCGGCCTTCACCGTTATCTGGCCGATGCCGGTGAGCTGGTTGTCGAGCTGGACCGCCCCAAGCGGCCGACTCGCCGGGCCGGGGCGAAGTCCGACCCGATCGACGCCGAACGCGCCGCCCGTGATGCCCTGGCCCGCACCCGGCTGACGCAGCCCAAGACCGGGCCTCAGCGGGCAGCGCTGCAGATGCGGCTGACCGCCCGCCGGGCGGCCGTCGAGGCTGCCACCGCCGCCCAGCGGCAGCTGCACGCGATGGTCATCACCGCTCCCGAAGCGGTGCGAACCCGCTTTCGCGGGCAGCGCACCCGAACGATGATCACCACGGCTGGCCGGCTGCGACCGACCACGGCCGGTGGCGACATCGAGGCCGCCACCGCGCTGGCAGTGTTACGTGATCTCGCCCGACGCATTCGGACCTTGGAAACGGAGGCAGCCAGCCACGAGACAGCCATCCGCATGATCGTGCGCTCCTGGCGCCCCGACCTGCTCGACCTCACTGGCGTCGGACCCATCGTCGCCGCCACCGTCCTGACCGCCTGGTCCCACCCCGGACGCTGCCGCAACGACGCCGCGTTCGCCATGCTCGCCGGCGCCGCCCCGATCCCTGCTTCATCCGGCAAAACCATCCGCTACCGGCTCAACCGCTCAGGCGACCGGCAACTCAACCGCGCCCTGCACACCGTCGCCCTGTCCCGACTGCGCTACGACGAACCCACCCGCGCCTACGCCGACCGCCGCCGCGCCCAAGGCAAAACCGACCGAGAGATCAAACGCTGCCTCAAGCGATACATCGCAAGAGACCTCTACCGACGCCTCGAAAGCCCACCCCAGCCACTTGACGCGCCATAG